In a single window of the Methylophaga frappieri genome:
- a CDS encoding FecCD family ABC transporter permease, giving the protein MMLQRLSPSAKLAALSFFSLLIVMISPWIDLNSIESAAIREQIYNDIRLPRVLFAFLAGSGLALCGLVFQAMFHNPLATPFTLGIASGASFGAVVAVYVGITISFMGLSGPTIGAFIGALLSMILVYMVSRLRSGFSTETLLLTGVAVSFFFSSLILLVQYLSNVVDAFQMIRWLMGSLSVVGYQEVAQLAPFVGLASVIILSLGRELNLLMAGDALAQSRGVSVNRVRYGLFVTTSLCVGAIVALCGPIGFVGMMVPHICRLLIGQNHQYLIPASLLFGGSFLIVCDTLARLVFAPAELPVGVITTLLGGPFFLWLLLRNKRLTP; this is encoded by the coding sequence ATGATGCTGCAACGCTTGTCGCCATCAGCCAAACTTGCTGCTTTAAGCTTTTTCAGCCTGCTGATCGTGATGATTAGTCCCTGGATCGACTTGAACAGTATTGAATCCGCAGCAATTCGCGAACAAATTTACAATGACATTCGGTTGCCTCGCGTGTTATTCGCTTTTCTTGCCGGGAGTGGTTTGGCCCTATGTGGTTTGGTCTTTCAGGCCATGTTTCATAATCCATTGGCAACGCCGTTTACGCTTGGCATCGCCAGTGGCGCGTCGTTTGGTGCGGTCGTTGCGGTCTATGTTGGCATTACAATCAGTTTTATGGGCCTGTCTGGGCCAACCATTGGCGCCTTCATCGGTGCTTTATTGTCCATGATTCTGGTCTATATGGTCAGCCGATTGCGAAGTGGTTTTTCGACTGAAACCTTGCTATTGACGGGTGTTGCGGTCAGTTTTTTCTTTTCCAGTCTGATTTTACTGGTTCAGTATCTTAGTAATGTTGTCGATGCCTTTCAAATGATCCGTTGGCTGATGGGCAGTCTATCTGTGGTTGGTTATCAAGAGGTCGCTCAGCTGGCACCATTTGTTGGCCTGGCATCCGTGATTATTCTGAGTTTAGGCCGTGAGTTAAATCTGTTAATGGCTGGAGATGCCTTGGCGCAAAGCCGCGGGGTTTCCGTCAATAGGGTACGCTACGGCTTGTTTGTCACTACCTCGCTATGTGTTGGTGCGATCGTTGCCCTGTGCGGACCGATTGGTTTTGTAGGCATGATGGTGCCGCATATTTGTCGATTGCTGATTGGTCAGAACCATCAATATCTCATCCCGGCTAGCCTGTTGTTTGGTGGCAGTTTTCTGATTGTATGCGACACGCTGGCGCGACTGGTTTTTGCGCCGGCTGAATTACCCGTGGGTGTGATTACGACATTATTGGGTGGACCGTTTTTTCTTTGGTTACTACTGAGAAACAAACGACTAACTCCGTAA
- a CDS encoding rhodanese-related sulfurtransferase — MPKIVVCALYKFVALPDYANLRAPILELMLDEQIRGTLLLAHEGINGTVAGSRHAIDKLLVHLNADPRLAPISVKESLTDTPPFLRSRVKLKREIVTMGVDGIDPRRSVGTYVKPADWNALINDPDVVLIDTRNDYEYQVGTFKNAINPNTDSFREFPDYVKNHLNPEKHKKVAMFCTGGIRCEKSTAFLKEQGFEAVYHLEGGILKYLEEVPETESMWQGECFVFDERVTVNHQLEKGDYDQCHACRMPITEAEKTRPEYQHGISCHHCYDKTSDHQKSRFAERHQQMRLARLRGETHMGADTSHTIRQNRQAKRQKRLRDQQQNNKNV, encoded by the coding sequence ATGCCTAAAATCGTTGTTTGCGCCTTATACAAATTTGTCGCGCTGCCAGATTACGCAAATTTGCGCGCTCCCATTCTCGAATTGATGCTGGATGAGCAGATTAGAGGTACCTTGTTACTGGCGCATGAAGGCATCAACGGTACCGTTGCTGGTTCCCGTCACGCTATCGATAAATTATTGGTGCATTTAAATGCAGATCCGCGGCTGGCACCGATCAGCGTCAAAGAGTCATTGACCGATACGCCGCCATTTCTCCGCAGTCGGGTAAAGTTAAAACGTGAAATCGTCACCATGGGCGTTGATGGTATTGATCCACGCCGATCGGTTGGCACCTACGTCAAACCAGCTGACTGGAATGCACTTATTAACGACCCTGATGTGGTTTTGATTGATACCCGAAATGATTACGAATATCAGGTGGGCACATTCAAAAACGCCATTAACCCGAATACAGACAGTTTTCGCGAGTTTCCCGATTACGTCAAAAACCATCTGAATCCTGAAAAACATAAGAAAGTTGCCATGTTCTGCACCGGTGGTATTCGCTGTGAAAAATCCACCGCATTCCTTAAAGAGCAAGGCTTTGAGGCGGTTTACCATCTGGAAGGCGGCATTCTTAAGTATCTTGAAGAGGTTCCCGAAACAGAGTCAATGTGGCAGGGCGAATGTTTCGTTTTTGATGAACGTGTCACCGTTAATCATCAATTGGAAAAAGGCGATTATGATCAGTGTCATGCCTGCCGCATGCCGATTACTGAGGCGGAAAAAACACGCCCTGAGTATCAGCATGGCATCAGTTGTCATCACTGCTATGACAAAACCAGCGACCATCAAAAATCGCGCTTTGCCGAACGTCATCAACAAATGCGGTTGGCGCGGCTTCGTGGTGAGACACATATGGGAGCTGACACGAGTCATACGATCCGACAAAATCGACAAGCAAAACGTCAAAAACGGCTTCGTGATCAACAACAAAATAACAAAAATGTTTGA
- the ggt gene encoding gamma-glutamyltransferase, with amino-acid sequence MRYLLLFFITYTLLSPTVFAQNQAAIASAHPLATEAGFEILEAGGNAFDAAIAVSAALAVVEPAGSGIGGGGFWLLQAAQADRAVMIDGRETAPSRATADMYQNDDDTVNRDLSLNHPLGAGIPGLIAGLDRIQRDYGKLPLSISLAPAIRYAEQGFPVTARYRRMLSFRHSRFNDTAKQVLMPGGDLPEIGDLIRQPDLAKTLRLIASEGGQAFYQGKLAEQMVNAVNRAGGIWQEADLAAYQAKQREAVTSQYLNYHITSVNLPSAGGILLINMLNQLQELDYQHAPPALRRHYLAEVMRRAYFVRSEHLGDSDFVDVPTFLTDSDFARELSQSINPNQATVSATGLAPVAGKGEDTTHFSILDTEGNRVAATLSVNYPFGTGFMVPGTGVLLNNEMDDFSAKIGEPNAYELVSQSANQIEPGKRPLSSMTPTFVENSEQLLILGTPGGSRIITMVLQGILAFIDDQSAQQIVSSPRLHHQYLPDQITVETPGFDAAVIDSLENKGHHVKSLDRQFGNMQLLIADKITGKVDAASDPRGEGSAVVRFIQSD; translated from the coding sequence ATGCGTTATCTTCTGCTTTTTTTCATCACATACACATTATTAAGTCCGACTGTCTTCGCCCAGAATCAAGCCGCAATTGCATCTGCACATCCGCTTGCCACTGAGGCTGGTTTTGAAATTCTGGAAGCAGGCGGTAATGCCTTTGATGCGGCGATTGCCGTCAGTGCCGCACTGGCTGTCGTTGAACCGGCCGGCTCGGGCATTGGTGGCGGTGGTTTTTGGTTGTTACAAGCAGCACAAGCTGATCGCGCGGTGATGATTGATGGCCGGGAAACGGCACCATCCAGAGCGACCGCCGATATGTATCAAAACGATGATGACACAGTTAATCGGGATTTATCACTTAACCATCCACTCGGCGCCGGTATTCCCGGTTTGATTGCCGGCCTGGATCGAATTCAACGCGACTATGGAAAATTGCCCCTATCCATCTCATTGGCACCAGCTATTCGCTATGCTGAGCAGGGTTTTCCGGTAACAGCCCGTTATCGTCGCATGTTATCTTTTCGTCACTCGCGCTTTAACGATACCGCTAAACAGGTTTTGATGCCAGGCGGTGATTTACCTGAGATTGGCGATCTGATTCGGCAACCGGACCTCGCTAAAACGTTACGTCTCATTGCGAGTGAAGGTGGCCAGGCTTTCTACCAAGGCAAACTTGCCGAACAAATGGTGAATGCCGTCAACCGCGCTGGTGGTATCTGGCAAGAAGCCGATTTAGCCGCTTATCAGGCCAAACAGCGTGAGGCAGTGACCAGTCAATATTTGAATTATCATATTACCAGCGTAAATCTACCTTCAGCAGGCGGTATTTTGCTTATCAATATGTTGAATCAACTCCAGGAACTGGATTATCAACATGCTCCACCAGCGCTGCGTCGGCACTACCTCGCCGAGGTGATGCGCCGAGCCTATTTTGTTCGTAGTGAACATTTGGGTGATAGTGATTTTGTTGATGTCCCGACTTTTTTAACGGACTCGGATTTTGCCCGGGAGCTCAGCCAAAGCATTAATCCAAATCAGGCAACGGTTTCAGCAACGGGATTGGCCCCTGTCGCTGGTAAAGGAGAAGACACCACCCATTTTTCAATTTTGGACACTGAGGGTAATCGGGTTGCTGCCACACTGAGTGTGAATTACCCCTTTGGGACAGGCTTTATGGTGCCAGGCACCGGCGTCTTATTGAATAACGAAATGGATGATTTTTCTGCCAAGATCGGTGAACCCAACGCATATGAACTCGTGAGCCAATCTGCCAATCAAATCGAACCCGGCAAGAGACCCCTCTCCAGCATGACACCAACTTTCGTTGAAAATTCAGAACAGTTGCTGATCCTCGGCACCCCGGGCGGCAGCCGCATCATCACCATGGTCTTGCAAGGTATTTTGGCCTTTATTGATGACCAGTCTGCACAGCAAATTGTCAGTTCACCCCGTTTACATCATCAATACCTGCCAGACCAAATCACAGTTGAAACACCCGGTTTTGATGCCGCCGTCATCGACAGTCTTGAAAATAAAGGTCACCACGTAAAATCACTGGATCGGCAATTTGGCAATATGCAGCTACTCATCGCCGATAAAATTACTGGCAAGGTTGATGCGGCCAGTGATCCAAGGGGTGAGGGTTCGGCGGTGGTGCGGTTTATTCAATCTGACTAA